The following proteins are encoded in a genomic region of Nitrospiraceae bacterium:
- a CDS encoding crotonobetainyl-CoA--carnitine CoA-transferase produces MVNADQLQIKTYENSSEHAVRQQMGDLLFHNPIPPDQLLSNLGLFLESKHLSRLLFMDFLYRQIIAVQGVVMEFGVRWGQNLALFSALRGIYEPFNRHRKIVGFDTFSGFPSIHEKDGNSNMMVNGQLAVSPHYAESLQELLSLHEALNPLHHIKKHELCVGDVVEELPRYLARCPETIVAMAYFDLDLYEPTVKCLEVLRPRITKGTILGFDELNDPDSPGETLALMEVFGLNHLKIQRFPFASRVSYVVFE; encoded by the coding sequence ATGGTGAACGCGGATCAATTACAGATTAAAACTTATGAGAATTCGAGTGAGCACGCGGTTCGACAACAGATGGGGGACTTACTCTTTCACAATCCGATTCCCCCGGACCAATTACTATCGAATCTTGGACTATTTCTCGAATCCAAGCATTTGTCTCGCCTCTTATTCATGGACTTCTTATATCGGCAAATCATTGCTGTTCAAGGTGTCGTCATGGAGTTTGGTGTACGGTGGGGGCAAAATCTTGCCTTGTTTTCCGCATTGCGAGGGATCTATGAACCCTTTAACCGGCATCGAAAAATTGTCGGATTTGATACGTTTTCCGGATTCCCATCTATCCATGAAAAGGATGGGAATTCCAATATGATGGTGAATGGACAATTGGCTGTTTCTCCCCATTATGCAGAAAGCCTTCAAGAGTTACTCAGTCTTCATGAAGCACTTAATCCATTACATCATATTAAAAAACATGAACTGTGCGTCGGAGATGTGGTTGAGGAGTTACCTCGATATCTGGCCAGATGCCCGGAAACCATCGTGGCTATGGCCTATTTTGATTTAGATTTGTACGAACCGACGGTCAAGTGTCTTGAGGTTCTTCGTCCCCGAATAACCAAGGGGACAATTCTGGGGTTTGATGAATTGAATGATCCTGATTCCCCTGGAGAGACCCTCGCCCTGATGGAAGTCTTTGGATTGAACCATTTAAAAATTCAACGGTTTCCCTTTGCCTCACGAGTGTCGTATGTGGTGTTCGAATAA
- a CDS encoding aldo/keto reductase, protein MGTKNHFPKEYIQERIKALRLGIDLGMTFVDTASLYGNGFSEEVVGVALKGIRKKCFLATKFYPHENMGSEDICLAVENSLKNLQTPWVDLYQIHWPNPRVHLERIFEVLETYQKRGAIRFFGICNFSQQEVCALEQSIPHIPLSSNEIEFNLQAKTIGTEFLGVSSFKGAILAYSPLNKGRIVGTAFQADLVRGLAERYRATPSQVVLAWLLSFKRVFPIVKAATQEHVKENAGAMSLVLSNEDIQRVNDSWEEHIYEATPESIKLRGTQQRKPYLTLEEAIDNPLDLVPSPVALAESIVRYGLRMPIQVVPLYGNNDSYEYEVDPYDPFDQIKKYWAWKIAFPGRLIPICISRAMPLNC, encoded by the coding sequence ATGGGGACGAAGAATCATTTCCCCAAGGAATATATTCAGGAAAGAATTAAAGCTCTAAGATTGGGAATCGACCTAGGGATGACGTTTGTGGATACAGCCAGTCTGTATGGAAACGGGTTTTCAGAAGAAGTCGTTGGAGTTGCTCTAAAGGGGATTCGGAAAAAATGTTTTCTTGCTACAAAATTTTACCCACATGAAAACATGGGTTCGGAAGACATCTGTTTAGCCGTGGAAAACAGCCTGAAAAACCTTCAAACGCCTTGGGTAGACCTTTATCAAATTCACTGGCCGAATCCCCGCGTGCATTTGGAAAGAATTTTTGAGGTTTTGGAAACATATCAGAAGCGTGGAGCAATAAGATTTTTTGGGATTTGCAATTTTTCCCAGCAAGAAGTCTGTGCCCTTGAGCAATCCATACCTCATATTCCTTTGTCCTCAAATGAAATAGAATTTAATTTGCAAGCCAAAACAATAGGAACCGAATTTTTGGGGGTTAGTTCATTTAAAGGAGCCATACTAGCCTATAGTCCCTTAAATAAGGGAAGAATTGTTGGGACTGCATTTCAAGCGGACCTTGTTCGGGGCTTAGCAGAAAGATATCGAGCCACTCCATCTCAGGTAGTTTTGGCATGGCTTCTCTCATTTAAGCGAGTTTTTCCAATTGTAAAGGCAGCCACTCAGGAGCATGTTAAAGAAAATGCTGGGGCAATGTCTCTTGTTTTGTCCAATGAGGATATTCAACGGGTGAATGATTCTTGGGAAGAACATATCTATGAGGCAACACCTGAGAGCATTAAACTTCGAGGGACTCAACAGAGAAAACCTTATCTCACTTTGGAAGAAGCGATAGACAATCCTCTTGATTTGGTTCCAAGTCCCGTAGCATTAGCTGAATCAATTGTTCGGTATGGCCTAAGAATGCCCATTCAGGTCGTTCCTCTTTATGGAAATAACGATTCCTATGAATATGAAGTCGATCCCTACGATCCCTTTGATCAAATTAAAAAATATTGGGCCTGGAAGATTGCTTTTCCCGGAAGATTAATTCCCATTTGTATTTCAAGGGCAATGCCTTTGAACTGTTAA
- a CDS encoding NAD-dependent epimerase/dehydratase family protein: MFKGSNVLVTGAGGFLGTNMAKRLVEEASYVRGTLHTRGPQFNHQKLEYVNADLTNMEECRRVVEGMDYVFMCAANTSGAAVMATHPLAHVTPNVVMNTQMLEASYQAKVKKFLFISSSAAYPPSGERPISEEEMFAGDPYETYFSVGWMKRYGEVLCRMYSEKIKDPMSTVVVRPSNIYGPYDKFDFERSHVTAALTRKVIERQNPLEVWGTGEDVRDLIYVDDFVDAVMLAMNRLDRCDPVNIGYGKGCRVRDVLNTLLEVDDFREARVVVNPAKPSMIPIRLIDVGKAKGLLNFSAQTDLVMGLKKTIDWYRENHGEKELLRTARAV, encoded by the coding sequence ATGTTTAAAGGTAGCAACGTTTTAGTGACGGGGGCCGGAGGATTTCTGGGAACCAATATGGCTAAGCGTTTGGTGGAAGAGGCGAGCTATGTACGAGGGACATTGCATACCCGTGGCCCGCAATTCAACCACCAGAAACTGGAATATGTCAACGCCGATTTGACGAATATGGAAGAGTGTCGACGGGTCGTAGAGGGCATGGACTATGTTTTCATGTGTGCAGCGAATACCTCAGGAGCGGCGGTCATGGCGACCCACCCTTTAGCACATGTGACGCCGAATGTGGTGATGAATACCCAGATGTTGGAAGCGTCCTACCAGGCAAAGGTAAAAAAGTTTCTCTTTATTAGTAGTAGCGCCGCCTATCCACCCAGTGGGGAACGGCCGATCTCCGAGGAGGAAATGTTTGCGGGGGATCCATATGAGACGTATTTCAGTGTTGGATGGATGAAACGGTATGGTGAGGTGCTATGCCGTATGTATTCCGAAAAAATTAAGGATCCGATGAGCACGGTGGTCGTGAGGCCATCTAATATTTATGGGCCCTATGACAAATTTGATTTTGAACGTTCCCATGTGACAGCGGCGCTTACACGTAAGGTTATTGAACGTCAGAACCCTCTGGAGGTGTGGGGGACAGGTGAGGATGTCCGAGACTTAATTTATGTGGATGACTTTGTCGATGCCGTGATGCTGGCGATGAACCGGTTAGACCGGTGCGACCCTGTAAATATTGGCTACGGGAAAGGGTGTCGAGTACGTGATGTTTTGAATACCCTTCTAGAGGTTGATGACTTCCGGGAAGCCAGGGTGGTTGTAAACCCCGCGAAACCTTCCATGATTCCAATTCGTTTGATTGATGTGGGAAAAGCCAAAGGCCTTCTCAATTTTTCGGCTCAGACCGACCTGGTTATGGGATTAAAGAAGACCATCGATTGGTATCGGGAAAACCACGGGGAAAAAGAACTGCTAAGAACCGCCCGCGCGGTTTAA
- a CDS encoding dTDP-4-dehydrorhamnose 3,5-epimerase family protein, whose translation MNIFNGKTISPPPNLQLSSCHLEGVRVVTPPTIFEDFRGTYVETFNEDLYRQAGIDMPFVQDDISVSGRHVLRGIHGDQKTWKLVSCLWGKFYLVVVNWDPTSPQYQQWESFTLSDRNRQQVLIPPKFGNAHLVLSEQAIFHYKQTTNYNREGQFTIPWDDPTLKIWWPIKQPIVSQRDEGVVHV comes from the coding sequence ATGAATATCTTCAACGGCAAAACTATTTCGCCGCCTCCTAATTTACAGCTTTCTTCCTGCCACTTGGAAGGAGTGAGAGTAGTGACTCCACCGACAATTTTTGAAGATTTTCGGGGAACCTATGTTGAAACGTTTAACGAGGACCTGTACCGCCAAGCCGGAATTGATATGCCATTCGTGCAGGATGATATCTCCGTGTCTGGCAGGCATGTGTTGCGAGGCATTCATGGAGACCAGAAAACCTGGAAGCTGGTGTCATGTTTATGGGGGAAGTTTTATTTGGTCGTCGTCAATTGGGATCCTACCTCTCCACAATATCAACAGTGGGAATCGTTTACGTTATCAGATCGCAATCGACAACAGGTCCTGATTCCACCCAAGTTTGGAAACGCCCATCTGGTGCTGTCTGAGCAGGCAATCTTTCACTATAAGCAAACAACCAATTACAACCGGGAAGGACAATTTACCATACCTTGGGATGATCCAACCTTGAAAATCTGGTGGCCGATCAAACAGCCGATTGTTTCTCAACGGGATGAAGGAGTCGTTCATGTTTAA
- a CDS encoding aldo/keto reductase, which yields MLFKKLGQSDIEISAIGQGTGIHHSLTDREAHRQLESTIRAGIDMGLNFIDTAPVYGDGESEAVIGKALKGIRHRAVLATKVSPENLSSKGIKCSVQESLRRLRTDWIDLLQIHWPNPQIPILDTLMGLEKTVQEGLVRYVGICNFSFNDTLKIHQQLTPHLLASVQVEYNLFDRSIEQEFLQYGERVGISIIAYSPLHCGRFVANRKQYAVLQEIANKYQKTPAQIVLRWLVGHRPVVVIPNTTNCQRMKENAESINFNLKDEDARYLEEKCTGHFVEIPPKSIQVADDSGRSVYRTLEDALANAMHCVPSPQELAQQITAGDFLKPVRLRPASSSHARFELLEGRIRYWAWVIAHGFEKPLPALLEDFS from the coding sequence ATGCTTTTTAAAAAATTAGGCCAATCTGACATAGAAATTTCCGCTATCGGTCAAGGGACTGGGATTCATCACTCCCTGACAGACCGGGAAGCACATCGGCAACTTGAATCCACGATTCGTGCCGGAATTGATATGGGATTAAATTTTATTGATACGGCGCCTGTGTATGGTGATGGAGAGTCTGAAGCGGTCATTGGTAAGGCTTTGAAGGGGATTCGGCATCGTGCGGTGTTGGCGACAAAGGTCTCTCCTGAAAACTTATCTTCAAAAGGCATTAAATGTTCGGTTCAGGAGAGTCTTAGGCGTTTGCGAACAGACTGGATTGACCTTCTCCAAATCCACTGGCCCAATCCCCAAATCCCCATCTTGGATACCCTGATGGGTCTGGAGAAAACGGTACAGGAGGGGTTGGTACGATATGTGGGAATCTGCAATTTTTCTTTCAATGACACGTTAAAGATACATCAACAGTTAACTCCACACCTCCTGGCTTCTGTTCAGGTCGAATATAACTTGTTCGATCGAAGTATTGAACAGGAATTCCTCCAATACGGCGAACGAGTTGGAATCAGTATTATCGCCTATAGCCCTCTTCATTGTGGACGTTTTGTAGCGAATCGGAAACAGTATGCTGTTCTTCAGGAGATAGCGAATAAATACCAGAAAACTCCAGCTCAAATTGTGTTGCGGTGGTTAGTTGGACATCGCCCGGTTGTGGTGATTCCGAATACCACGAATTGTCAACGAATGAAGGAAAACGCGGAAAGTATAAATTTTAATCTCAAAGACGAGGATGCCCGGTATCTGGAAGAAAAATGTACCGGACATTTCGTAGAGATTCCTCCTAAATCCATACAAGTTGCTGATGACTCAGGACGTTCGGTCTATCGAACCCTCGAAGACGCTCTTGCAAATGCCATGCATTGCGTACCTAGTCCGCAAGAATTGGCCCAACAAATTACCGCAGGGGATTTTTTGAAACCGGTGCGTCTTCGTCCGGCTAGTTCCTCCCATGCCCGGTTTGAGCTCTTGGAAGGCCGAATCCGGTATTGGGCATGGGTCATTGCACACGGTTTCGAAAAGCCCTTACCCGCGCTGCTGGAAGATTTCTCTTGA
- a CDS encoding NAD(P)-dependent oxidoreductase, with product MPQTRAEQLSKGMIADSIMRFFYRKNIVVTGGSGLIGRQIVSRLVEAGASVRSVSLDEIQVEDKVEYVKGDLCDFEFCKRMVKDMDCVFHVAGIKGSIEVTKSKPASFFVPLLMMNTNMLEACRLSKVDRVVYTSSIGTYPSAEIFKEQEGEDEGPPMDMFPGWAKRMAELQVRAYQIQYSLTHYAVVRPCNVYGPGDNFDPANAMVIPTLMRRIFSKEDPVVIWGDGTAIRDFAYSGDVADGVILALYHGTGGRYVNLGSGIGYTIRELVEALQSVVPFRAQYDHTKPTGFPRRVMDISLAKHLLGYAPQISLQEGLRHTWDWYLEHHDEYLQRQNYFAAS from the coding sequence GTGCCTCAAACAAGAGCTGAACAATTGAGCAAAGGCATGATTGCTGATTCCATTATGCGGTTTTTTTATAGGAAAAATATTGTCGTAACCGGGGGAAGCGGGTTGATCGGAAGGCAAATTGTGAGTCGGTTGGTAGAGGCTGGGGCCTCGGTTCGAAGTGTGTCTCTGGATGAGATTCAGGTTGAAGATAAAGTGGAGTATGTGAAGGGCGATCTGTGTGATTTTGAATTTTGTAAACGTATGGTGAAGGACATGGATTGTGTGTTTCATGTGGCGGGAATCAAAGGGTCCATTGAGGTCACGAAATCCAAGCCCGCAAGTTTTTTCGTTCCGTTGTTGATGATGAATACCAATATGTTGGAGGCCTGTCGCCTATCTAAGGTTGATCGCGTGGTTTATACCTCCTCCATTGGCACGTACCCGAGTGCGGAAATTTTCAAGGAACAGGAAGGGGAGGATGAAGGGCCACCAATGGATATGTTCCCTGGCTGGGCCAAACGAATGGCCGAATTGCAAGTTCGTGCCTATCAAATACAGTACAGTCTGACGCACTACGCCGTGGTGCGTCCCTGCAATGTGTATGGACCGGGAGATAATTTCGATCCTGCCAATGCCATGGTCATTCCCACCCTCATGCGACGCATCTTTTCAAAAGAAGATCCGGTAGTGATTTGGGGAGATGGCACCGCTATTCGGGATTTTGCCTATAGTGGCGATGTCGCTGATGGAGTGATTCTTGCTTTGTACCATGGCACGGGTGGTCGTTACGTCAATTTGGGCAGTGGGATCGGCTATACCATCAGAGAATTAGTAGAAGCTCTTCAATCGGTTGTGCCCTTCCGGGCCCAATATGACCACACGAAACCCACCGGATTTCCCCGGCGTGTGATGGATATTTCTTTAGCAAAACATCTTCTCGGGTATGCACCACAAATTAGTCTTCAAGAGGGGTTACGGCATACATGGGATTGGTATCTGGAGCATCATGATGAATATCTTCAACGGCAAAACTATTTCGCCGCCTCCTAA
- a CDS encoding class I SAM-dependent methyltransferase — MIGTLPLTQNHKHHGMLHQEDFEALLGEAPGTLFQECQELVGRHDLRYAVLQGASRDQVFLRVLKTLDQDLEVAGTHRKQRWEDGWAENLMEFQRTGYDLSALIPKFVRPQEIIRLKGEYVRPVSSQFETSVVQILRHWMYKKWFHDVDHIYEFGCGTGHNLVDAAFMFPGRPLYGLDWSQSSQAILRLLKEEHGFNVVGREFNMLEPDASFDLHPRSGVFTVGAMEQLGCQYHAFVDYLLRQRPSICIHVETLYELYDQNLLFDYVAAKYLEKRKYLQGLLGTLKTFEHEGRLEILGTIRTFGSLYHDGYSMVIWKPVEEKM, encoded by the coding sequence ATGATTGGCACTCTTCCACTCACGCAGAATCACAAGCACCATGGGATGCTTCACCAAGAAGATTTTGAAGCCCTATTGGGGGAAGCTCCTGGCACGCTCTTCCAGGAATGCCAGGAATTGGTAGGACGTCATGATTTGCGTTATGCCGTCTTGCAGGGGGCTTCCCGTGATCAAGTTTTTCTCCGAGTGTTGAAAACCCTTGACCAAGATCTGGAAGTCGCAGGGACCCATCGTAAGCAGCGTTGGGAAGATGGATGGGCAGAGAATCTGATGGAATTTCAACGCACAGGATATGATTTATCTGCATTAATCCCAAAATTTGTGCGGCCTCAGGAAATCATCCGTTTAAAGGGTGAGTATGTCCGACCGGTTTCTTCTCAATTTGAAACCAGTGTTGTCCAAATTCTGCGCCACTGGATGTATAAAAAATGGTTTCATGACGTTGACCATATTTACGAGTTTGGTTGTGGAACCGGGCATAATTTAGTCGATGCAGCTTTCATGTTTCCAGGCCGTCCCTTGTATGGGTTGGATTGGTCTCAATCCTCTCAAGCGATTCTTCGCCTGTTGAAAGAAGAGCATGGATTTAATGTCGTTGGTCGGGAATTTAACATGTTGGAGCCTGATGCATCGTTTGACCTGCATCCTCGGAGCGGGGTGTTTACGGTTGGCGCCATGGAGCAATTGGGCTGTCAATACCATGCTTTTGTAGACTATCTCCTCAGGCAACGCCCTTCAATTTGCATACACGTGGAAACCCTGTATGAGCTTTACGATCAGAACCTCCTGTTTGATTACGTCGCGGCCAAGTATCTGGAGAAAAGAAAGTATTTGCAAGGATTGCTCGGAACCCTGAAGACTTTTGAGCACGAAGGCCGCCTGGAAATTCTTGGAACGATCCGAACTTTTGGGTCACTATACCATGATGGCTATTCTATGGTGATCTGGAAGCCGGTAGAGGAGAAGATGTGA